Within Thunnus thynnus chromosome 15, fThuThy2.1, whole genome shotgun sequence, the genomic segment GGGAACAAGAAGCAATGAGTAATATGAAACCTGGACGTATACAGTGCGAgggaggaaaataagaaaatgagtAGGCTtgatagaaagaaagagacaaacaggCAGAGAGATAGTGAATCAGTGCTAGCCcctgttgttgtctttgttctAGGAGTTGAACATAAACAAATTACATTCAATCCGTCCCTCCTACCTTTGCATAAAAACTGTGTGGTCATTACATAAAGACACAATAATATTCACTTGATAGCATTTGCTGGTTCAAGGCTGCAGAAGATTAGTATGTTGGATCAGTGAGTCACCGATATAGATGGAGCACAGCGCACATGATCAATAACCAAGAGTAACCGTTTCATTGGTTAACTGTCAgaacacattttctgtctcaCTCGGACCAGCAAGTAATTCTCAGACAAGCAGATGAGGTAAAATAAGCAGTCTGAAGGGTTGTCACGTTATTACATCCAGCCGTGTCTAACAGCACTTGACAGCATTCAGCGGAGCAGTGCACAAATGAATGATGTGTTGTCCTTTGGCATCTAGGAAAAGACATTTTATCCCTGGATCAAACTCTCACTGACATAATACAAAAACGTGTTGTTCTGTTGCCTTTACAGTAGCGCTATCTGAAatctgcagtggtggaagaagtattcagatcactTGCTAGCAAGAAAAGCATAACAATATCAACACCAGACTATAAACACTATAATACACTATTCAAAATTGTTCTATAATAAACATACAAGAGGAGGCCTTTGAGTATTATATTACTGAATAATTATTAATGACATtactttaatgttgtagttgGTTTAGGTGGATCTAATTTTAAAGGAATGGTTTTATTTTGGAGATACACTTGTTTgtggtatcaattttctcatctaactgtaGGCAATTAAATGAAtaagtatttcccaaaatgtcaaactactcatttaactgctttatatactgctgagtagtttaatctttaacaatgcatcatattttataaactgattatAAATTGTCTGTATGCAAAATgctaatctgaaaagtaactagtagctatagctgtgaaataaatgtagcgTTGTGTATAAATGTGAGTATAAAGGAATTCcctacttgagtaaatgtacttagttccATCACTGGAAATCTGCACCCAAAGTCCAGCTGTATTTAACAATGTAAGCCTGAGTCAAGCTACAGTACGTACTCGTCACTGCTGACAACAACAGCTCCTTCAAAAATAAATGGAGGAGACTGCGGCTGCAGATCAAAAACATACAGCGTCCTCccgaaagagagaaaacacaatggTCAAGTGAATCGAGCATTAGAAAGAGGCTGCGAGTCTAGCTGACTTTAGGGGCCCAAAAATAGGACACATTCCTCTGCAgcggagggtgtgtgtgtatgtcaacAGGAATACATACCAAGCTCCTGCTGAGGGGGCTTGACTTTCTCCACACAGGGAGGGAGGCCAAAACAAAAGGACTAGCTGGTGCGTGCTGGCTCAGGAGCTGGATGGAGGTGGTTTGATTTCCATCTTGCTGTAAAGAACAAGGTATCATGTCTTTAACACACACGTCAGTGGAGTGTATCATAGCTTTTGCATTAAAAgataagccacatttttatctTGTAGTTATGACCAACGCAATGGAGATCagagataataaataatagtaaatcacagatacagaatatactctttgtatgatttttgtattaaaaaaaaaaaaaattttcatCTGAAAAGGTGTGGACCATGTAGACTCATCCATGgcatgtttttacagtaaagaTGTTACCCCTACCTTGCCCAAATAACAGAGGCTTTCAGTAATCTTAAAGTGAGACACTGTAGCGTTTGCTGAACAGCAGCCACATATTTAGTAATTACAAGATCAATGCTTATTAAATTTCcctttatttttcttgattttccAGAGTTAGTtgcttttcaaatgtcattAGCGCGAGTGGAATGAGACCACAAGCCTCCAGGAGCAGCGCCGTCTTATGAGGCAGTTTTGTCACAGTGGCCACAGTTGGTACTGCAGCTCATGTGACACCAACTGACCCAAAAAGACTAGTACAAAACCATAGTAAAAGAAATAGCTGGAAAACGCTGCCAGAAACACCCCAACATGacttataaaatgtgaaaatagtctcaaaaagacaaatcagTAAAACTgtgttataaaaaataaaactatgtCCATAATATGTGCAGAGAAAGACAGCAGGAAGTCATCTGGCTCAGCCAAAGAAGGACCGCCAGGTATCCAGTTCTCATAATCCATCCATAAACAGGACCGCAAGCAGGGAACGACAAAAATGTCTCCTGGTGAAGTGTGTTTACTTCCTGTTCAACTTTTTTAACCTTTGCAATGTTTGTCTGTGACATGCTAAAAAGGTAGGGAAATAGTAGTATTACTGCAGGAGAAATATACAGACAGACTCTATATCGTTATTAGGTTTGTTAACATTTGCCACCATTAGTTACTGCTCATATCAGGCCCAGTAAGGCTGAGCAGAAAATCCCCTGAATGTACTGAATTGggtaaaagtttgttttattgattatgaGTTCAACTTCTCATTTGTAAGGGGAagtatatgttatttttaaagttaCATCCACTAACATCACTGAATcactgaatattgttttaaccAAAAATGGACATGGCAACATATTTATACTCATATATGGCCATGTTTAATAACAAAATCTGTTTTCTCACAGAATACTACATattgaaatactgaaataacCTGTTCATGTTTCATCAAGTTTGGGAAATCACTGCGGTGGCTGAATCATATGTAGTTTACTTAACATGCTGTTAACTTTATATTCAACATCAACACACCTAGTCAGCTgtgttagggaaagatcatggtttggccAAGATTcgaaaaaataaacaatctgATCTCGTGCGTCAAGCcagactttttaaaacattttaccaaaaccacaatctttcccaaACTCTAactgcctaaacataaccataaagaCAGTCATTATGCTTTAGCTGCCATGAGCAGATATTGTTaggaagacaaaataaatgGACAGTGAATATTTTACAGATCCGTTCAGTGTGAACATATTGAGGCTTTGCGGAtgagtttattaaaaaaaaaaaaaaaaaaaaaaaaaaaaatttcatgctgttactttaaaaatgtttttgtaactttgttgttttttttgttccatttgtgtctgtattttctACTGTTGTTTGAGTCACAGCTTTTGTCATATGTGgccttttttatttgtatttgctttTGCAAATTAGTGCTATTCAAGATATTGTTTGGGAGACAAGGTGAGCTTGAAAGTCAAGGTAATGGAATTTTGCtgtaaacagataatgaatttTTGTCATCATTAgctattaaaaaatgatgaaacaatcattttatttccttttggaCTTTTAATACTGCTGGTttcattcaaaaacattcaTTACAAAGCACTATGAATTCTCTACAAATCCATTTAAATGTGTTGCTGGAAAGAATTTTTGttcaaatcatttttctttctcagtgGTTCTGCGTTGCTTGCTGCCTGAGGAATCCTtccctgctgctctttaaaCAGAAAAGCTTTCAGGTAAGAGAGTAAGGATCATTACAGATAATGGTGTAAAGGGTAATGAAGGCAAACGGCAGTGAAATCTCTCCAGTATATATCCTACTGCTGTGCTGAGCGGGGCTCTGCTGCTCCGGTGGATCAGTGGAGAGGTAGTTAGTGAATGTTTCTTTGCACAGTGATTAAGGGGGAGGACCAATGGCAacaaaggagacagagaggacggtagctcctcctctctctatctcgctatctctctccctctctctctcgctcgctctctccGTGCTTTATAGATGTATATAATCCCCGAGTtgacccagaaaacaaactcctCTGACTGCCGAGACGCCGCAGAGTTTGAATCCGCTGCAGGGCTGCTTGTAGCCGGAGCATCAGCTGGAGAAAAAAGACCCGGCGCCGATCCAACTTCTCCGTACGGATTTCACGTTATTACATCGGGTAGGTGTCGTCTTCTGTTACTCCTAAAGCAGGTAGAGAGGCAACACTTTGCCTTTGTATTACAGACTAGTTTCTCATTTCTTTACATAATAAATTCAGACTGATTAGATGTGGTTACAGGCAGCGAGATCAATCTCATTTTCACCTTGTTATTTATTCTTTAGAATAATGTCAAATAACCCACATACACAGTCTCcgaggatttaaaaaaaaaaaaaaaaagaggtttcaTGCTTGTGTAATAATGCCAGAAATTATTATCCTCCCTCAGACTATCTATTTACAAAGTGGCATTTGGCTGAATGTTAATCCAGATCTGCAAAAAGGCTCCGCAGATAGGGTATAATTAGGTAACACAAGAGCAGAATATTCTAAGGATTTAGGCTATTGAGGGAAGTGTTGCTGTCTTGTTTGATCAGCACTAAAAAGGCTTGATTTGCCACAGGCAGCCCGGAGCAACACCAgagttcaatttttttttggggggggggggatttaaAAGCctgaaatgtctttgtttttcacagCCAGACACACAGTAAGGAGCAGTGCATGGCTCGCTCTGGATGTCTTTTTATGATCATCCCATTTAGAAGCAGGTTGTAAAAGAATATGATCAATTTTAACAAGCCAATCACGTTTGACGACAAATTACGGCTTCAGCTGAGCAGGATCTGTTTGTCATCTGTATTTTATCTTAATTGGAGATCTTTTGTAATGATTGTATgaggaggctgtgtgtgtgtgtgtgtgtgaaggggaagaggtgtgtgtggtctgGAGAAGCATTCCTCTGCGTCCTTTTGGCTGCAAGGGTATTGCTGCCCTCCCTCGTCTGGTGGGATATCCAGTGGTAATTCACTGATGGTGTAATTTTGGAGGTTTGAAGTGGGTTTTTTAGGAGACACTTCCTATGTGACTGGAAGTATCCAATAAAGAAAGAGGAACTATGGAGGCGTGGAGGAATAGTTTCGGTAGAGAAAGGGCTCCTGCTCAAGACAATGaaggtgtttttatttaattgtattgttttaaaggGGTACTCAAGTGATTTAGTATTGTACTACTATAACTTTGGAggactcacaagagacagattaaagGAAGAATGGTCTAAATTGAAGCAGCAAAAGCCGAGATATGCTGACTTTTAGTATCTAGTATGTTTGAAGCTACAAAAATGCTGGAttctacatttcccacaatgcaagtTCATAGCGTTTCTTTTGTTAGACCCTCCATGTCTACTAAATGCTCACATCATCCAATCTCACACATCCAATTAGTAATACAGACTGGGTCAAGCCCAAACCCTGATGACATtacgatgacatcatcagggatatttttttattgtagagAGCTGCCTCCAGAGCCACTTTGTACACACGGGCAGGAAAGTACTCCTCATGATGATGAAACTTAACTTGATGTGTGAAATctgtggagtgcccctttaaatcatgggtttttttaaaacaattatgTAACTGTGACTATGGGTTGAATTAAGAACTGGGCTTGACTGTTGTTCACAAATATTGTTTCCAGGGTGACAAGAGCAGCCATGGCTGAACACATGATGATGCCCATGACCCACGGCTTCAGGATGGGCATGAACGGACCTCCGCAGCACAATGGCCAGCCGGGCATGCGCAGCCTGCCCAACGGTCAGGTGATGCACTATGGCAGGAATCCTCAGAGCAACATGGAGGCGGCCATGAGACAGAGGTCGGGTATGGTGGGGCCTGGAGGGATGGCAGGCCCTGTGAACGGAGCTCCGATGGCCAACCATCACCATCAGATGATGTCTGGGAACATGATGTACAACAACCAGGGcccccagcagcagcaccaccacaTGCaccctcagcagcagcagcagcagcaacagcagcagcagcagcagcagggtggACACCCACAGCAGTACCTCACCTCCCAGCAGCTCATGGCCAGCATGCACCTGCAGAAACTCAACACTCAGTATCACGGACATCCGCTCAGCACGGCCAATGGCCACCACCTGCCCAATGGTGCTCAATACCGGATGGGTCCAGCCCAGCTTTCAGGTATGCAGCACATAGCCGCCCCTTTGGGGCTAAATGGCATGGACATGGATCTGATCGATGAGGAGGTTCTGACTTCACTGGTGCTGGAGTTTGGGTTGGACCGTGTTCAGGAGCTGCCAGAGCTCTTCCTTGGACAGAATGAGTTTGACTTTATATCAGACTTTGTGTGCAAACAGCAGCCGAGCACGGTGAGCTGTTGAACAAAGCGGCTGGATGCTGGTTGGTCTGTTTGGACTGGACACCCCAAAGAATGACTGAGTGGCCACAGTAGCACAGCAAGAGGAGACAATCTCTCTGTTCTGTTTgggtgtttctgtgtctgtgtatttgacAGTGTCTAGTAAGACTTCACACTGACCCTGCCTGTGAGTTGATGAAGAATTGTAATGCGAATAAAACGCACCAAAAGCACCAAGTTTCTCCTCTTTGAGCCGGTGCCAGTAAGATCTGTGGTCTTTGGCCAAATTGAGGCATTGTGATGCAGCGGACTCTGTCTGTACCCATCTGGCCCTCAGCACATGTGCCTGCGGTGCCAAGGCTTTGGGATAATTGTAAACTTAACACACACAACGGGGGAAGGCGACCTGAAAAGACTGTCCATCTGGGTCTGCTAGATTCTGTGGCAtctctaaatgtattttatctctGATGACACCTTCAATTAGACTAGTAGCAGATGTTTTACAAATTTATAAATGGCTGTCCTCTGAATTTGTTTATACAAGGATGAAGGGATTAAgaggaggttttttttcccagcaatTTATGTGCATATTGAAGGCTGGCTCTTCAAAACCAAGAAGGTTCCTACAAGTAGTTCACACATTTCCTTCAAGGGCAAGGGAGTGAGGTTGCACAGCATTCCTGACTGACAGGGTTTATTCGGGATTGGCTGgttgaaatgtgctacattGATTATTTAGCTTTCAGTGTCATTTACCTGACTCTGATCAAATCAGCTATCATTAAATGTATTGCATCTGTTCCCTGCTAATTAACTGTGTCTGAATCACTGGCAAAGTAGCACATTGCTTGGAGTGTTGGCTTAAAATAAGCATTCATCTGTAGAAAATGGCTCTGCAGTCTCACTGCTCTGAGTCAAACATTTAGGTGCTCATTGCAAGCAAATCCTGGGTTACTGCTTAATAGAATAGCAAGAAGAGTTAGAGAGGGAGGAAGCTAATTAGTATGAGAAACTGTGGCCTGTTGCAAGACTCACGAGAAgccaaacataaaaaaaaaagcagccagTGCTATCAGGAGCTGTTTGGTCACagacctgattttttttttttttctaaaagcgggattggtttaaaaaaaaaaaaaaaaaaaaaaaaaaaagaagtgcgTGATTGCGGAATTTACAtctgtgtgttatttgtgtacatctgtgtgtggTCAGCGCAGTGAGGCATCTAAAACCCATCAAATGGCGGTGTCCTCCCTAAACCATGGACCGGTGTGCTGAAGCTGATTGGAGGCTGGgcggggagaggggagagagtgCTGTGTCCACACAATGTGGACACAGCACTCCCCGGCAGCACTTAGTTTAATCATTATTTAAAGCTGCCGCTACCTGTGGCATTGATTTCACTAGGCGGGAAGAGCGAGCGAAGACCACAAAGCGtgcaaagttgttgtttttttttgccatagATTAGCTTACTCTGCTGCTTTTCTACTGATTAGATTTAAATTACATGTTCTCACACGCTTGTCTTAATTGAGGTCGGCTTGCACATTCTCCAATGACTCAATAATTATAAAACGGACATGTTCTGTGg encodes:
- the cited4a gene encoding cbp/p300-interacting transactivator 4a, which translates into the protein MAEHMMMPMTHGFRMGMNGPPQHNGQPGMRSLPNGQVMHYGRNPQSNMEAAMRQRSGMVGPGGMAGPVNGAPMANHHHQMMSGNMMYNNQGPQQQHHHMHPQQQQQQQQQQQQQQGGHPQQYLTSQQLMASMHLQKLNTQYHGHPLSTANGHHLPNGAQYRMGPAQLSGMQHIAAPLGLNGMDMDLIDEEVLTSLVLEFGLDRVQELPELFLGQNEFDFISDFVCKQQPSTVSC